The sequence GGCGCGGGAGcgcgtctacagcgagtgcccaagccggcccgccgccgGAGACGGGCTCCACAGTGGAGGCGAGGCCCAGGGCGCCGGagcccggagaccaaggccagcgcgggagcgcgtctacagcgagtgcccaagccggcccgccgccgGAGACGGGCTCCACGGCAGCTCCTCAGAGCCCcagccgaagaggaggagggcggaCTCCGGGCCGAAGCCAccgggcccggagttcaagatcccaGAGTCACGATGGCAATACCGTGGACCAAAGTCAGCGTAAGTTTCCTTTTTCCCGAGCGCATTTTGCCCGGAGTAAGTTCGGGGACTAACCTGCATTTGCTTTTAGGCCGCCCAAagacgccgccggagaccaaaggCGATCAGAAGCGCCAAGGCCGGCTCCCGCCCCTAAGCCAAGCGCGCCTGAGCTGAGCGCGTCGGCGGAGTCGGAGCCGCAGGCATCGCCGTGCCTTGAGTCGAGGGCAGCGGCTGCACCCGAGCCACCGGCGCCGGCCGAGCCCACCCCGAGCGCTTCGAGGGCGGGGCAAATGGCCGTGGCGAGGGCGACGCCGATGTGGCAGCAATCGGGGACCCTGAGCGCCTctacagagagggctcgcaggggacccagccctcGGCCGCTGTCCAACTAGGCcgcggaacccctcccggatgtgctaggaagcgcgcgggaggtgatcgagtggctggaggcggccaTGGCAGGGGAGCGGGCACAGCTCGAGGTGGACCGCGCCGTCCTCGTAGAGGAGAGGGGGCGTTTGGAGGAGGTCGGCTGACTTTTGGAGGTCTGCATTGCCTCGGCCCGCGCCTCCCATGGGAGGGAGAGGTGCGCAGTGGCCGAGGAGCGAGAGGCCCTGGAGGAGGAGTGCGAGGAGGTCGTTGCCGCGCAGGAGGAATTCACCCGCTTGGGGGAAATATCGCGGCGGCAGGCCGCGGAGCTGCTCGCCAAGGAGCGGCTGGTgcgtgctcgggaggaggccatcCTGCCGCGCGAGGAGGCTGTGGAGGCCTCTcgggcagacttagcccgcTGGAACGACGAACTCGAGAGGATTCACGccgaagtccaccgtcgggaggaggaggtcgcgatccgCGAGACTGACGTCAAAATCACGGCGACGGCTttggatgcccgggaggagcaatTAACTCGCCGTGAAGCAGAGGCTGCCTCGGCGTCGGTGGCCCTAACTGCTCgagaggagcaggccgccaagtgggaggccgagctgACCGCTCGGGAGCAAGCCCTTGCTGCCCTcaccgagcaggtgaagcagggGCAAGCCGAAGCCCCGGCGACCAGCATCATTCCGACCAGCGCGACTGAGGAGATAACCCTTGAGGAGCAGCTGCAGATCGCGATggatgagctcgagaccgttaCCGCCGAGTGGGCCAAtgtcaagctgatgatgcgagacatcatTCGGCAAGCatggaggtccgtgagggtggccgggctcaggcgagtcaacgtgggcgagaaggggatggatcaagacaccatcggccacatcgccctcggctttgaggagatcagccggcgacTGAAGGCTCTTCCCCGGGCCGTGCAGGAGTTGGCCTCCCAGGAAGGgcgcgctctggcccaagcggtggccgagcacgtcctggcttgTTACAGGAGCTGAGACCCCAACTTCTCACAGGAGCCAGCCCGgcagggggtggtcgaggctgaggaaggagctgtccggggcgtcaccgccgaggtggcggcttgcttcacatgggagccgccgccggtaccgagcagtggcagcagcagtgaggactcctcgccgcctccagagcccgccgacctagattaggcttttgtattttattttcttttgacttgttgtaaatatgggagtgattcctCTGAATAGCTCCTTTtcttgaatataatggaagcctttccttgggatcgcaactccaatgttgtcttgatgcttgatgaagtcttttctcttttcacttGGTGTCTCGAGGAATATTTAGTCGGACTGAGCccgacctcccccccccccccctcgagaacgaagttgccccgaccactcatcgcccgagtagtgaggcctcttcgcgtgttcagcccccgagccctcacgagtccacagcggctaagtcaagagacaaaggcacgaacttccttgctcgggagataggtcgatccagcatggagcacgccacgaccagtgaacgcttttccactttgcgaccactcaaacaagcagatcggagacacgtgcgggcagaaatacgaccaagagtccccacggtttggtggtgcccgggctaggacggatcggactgagcaccgacagcccgcccccagggtctaggctcccaacctctctttgctcaagtggtaggattacccgagaaccctagaggctcggtagtgctcggggtactgccaagtgggccgaacaccacgaccaccatgaaggacttcggtcagacatcgccgtttgtacggtacacctttctactgtatGTTCTATCATTCCGGAaaaagcgaacacgtgggcagggttttgtgcgcgaggagaccatctcgccgaacagattagaatgcgagggtcccgaggataactcgagaacaatagattgctgaatatgtaagaatgtaaattcgtacaactttagccactcaccggacagctatcaGCCTTTcgaccgaccgatccaggaggggtatgcactccgagctcggggtgcccgggaacctTGTTCCCTCggtcggagcgcccgagcactgggaagcatgagagggagctTGGTGCCAAGGTAGTCCTGatcactcatgcccgagcggtaggactacccgaggaccccctaggCTTGAGCAGCAGCCTGGGCACTGAGGCTCTCGCGGTCGAGCTACTTTTGTTCTCGGTTGTCGATCTGTAGCTTAAGAAagtaggaaaagattctttgcttggtgtgctctgctagtgcggtactcattatagcctgctctcgtttttgacccgagacctctcgaatacccgaaccggtgaagtatacagacagaggcataatccagaggtcctatggttcggtggtgcccggaaAGGACTGACcaaaccaagcaccgacagcccgcccctggggtctaggctcccgaccactctttgctcaagcggtaggattacccgagaaccctagaggctcggtgatgctcggggtattgccatgacaccgaacaccacagcctaccacaacagacataggtcagcggcaactgcctgcgcgcataccgatcgggattcttttatcaatgggaaaaatgagagagcatgtttttctcgcacagtcgagcatctcactagacagattaaacatatggattccagagagagaataaaaatttgaaacaagaactggacaatgataatatatattgacaattttgtacaagactgggtgacttacatggttagtggtagccctcggccaacttgggcggggggggggggggacccccggcctggttggcctgagcacaaacatgccacctatggatagaacttgcgcagatgctcgatgttccacgcatttggAAGCGGCTGCCCGCCCTCCGCAGCCAGCcaaaaagagccttctcgcgggacaccgatcacggtaaaggggccttcccacataggggacagtttattccttccttcgcgcgattggacgcgtcggagaactagatcccccacctcgagagaccgggcccggatgtgacactgatgatagcgccgtaggctttgctggtatcgggctgctcggacgacggcacgccgccggtgctcttccaagtagtcgacgtcgtcacgccttcgctgttcctgttcgccttcggagtaggcatgcacccgaggggagccaaaagtgagctcagaggggaggaccgcctcagcaccgtacatgaggaagaaaggagtctccccggtggcgcgacttggcgtagtccgattggcctaTAGCACAGCaagtagctcgtcgatccaccctttcccgtgctttgcgagcacgtcgtaggtccgggttttgagccccttcagtatctcaacATTGGCACGCTCGATctacccattgctccgaggatgagcgacagaggtgaagcagagcttgatgccgaggtcctcgcagtagtccccaaacagggcacttgtgaactgagtgccattgtcggtgatgatcctgttcgggacgccgaagcgacttgtgataccacggatgaactgaagcgccgtgttcttggtaaccttgatgactggaaccgcctccggccacttggtgaacttgtcgatggcgacgtagaggtactcatagcccccaattgctcgggggaatggacctaggatgtccagcccccagaccgcgaagggccacgacagggggatggtgtgaagagcctgagctggctggtgaatctgctttgcgtggaactggtacgccctgcagcgccgaaccaactcgaaagcatcctggagagctataggccagtagaaaccttgccggaaggccttcccgaccagcatgcggaatgatgcatggccaccgcactcgccctcgtggatctcagtgagaagctcaccaccttcttcccgggtgatgcatttcaggaggacaccgtccgtgccgcgccggtagagacccccgtctactatggcatagtgtttagactgccgtgcaatcctctcggcagaggcatcatccccgggaaggaacttttctttcaagtaccctcggatctcatccatccacgaggcatcttgagaaccgccagcaagcgcagcgcacttgCCGGGCGACGGCACTCTGATGgggctccccactgagggcgctGCCTGGGTCCCCTTAACTAGGTTcagggttccccttcgtcctcctgacttccgccacgtacgccgccatttgaggatccgtgcactggtactcttttgacacctggttgaccaccagctgggagtctcccttgaccaggaggtgacgaatcccgaggcccaccgcggcccggaggccagcgatgagaccctcatattccgccatgttattggttgctcagaactgcagctgcacgacgtatcgaagttcttcacctgttggggaggtgagaaccactccagccccca is a genomic window of Phragmites australis chromosome 24, lpPhrAust1.1, whole genome shotgun sequence containing:
- the LOC133907235 gene encoding uncharacterized protein LOC133907235 is translated as MAGERAQLEVDRAVLVCIASARASHGRERCAVAEEREALEEECEEVVAAQEEFTRLGEISRRQAAELLAKERLVRAREEAILPREEAVEASRADLARWNDELERIHAEVHRREEEVAIRETDVKITATALDAREEQLTRREAEAASASVALTAREEQAAKWEAELTAREQALAALTEQVKQGQAEAPATSIIPTSATEEITLEEQLQIAMDELETVTAEWANVKLMMRDIIRQAWSW